One segment of Streptomyces roseifaciens DNA contains the following:
- the lipB gene encoding lipoyl(octanoyl) transferase LipB, translating to MNELRFVHLGFGADAVEYQEAWQEQRRVHAARFADEVPDTCLLLEHPAVYTAGRRTEDSERPLDGTPVVDVDRGGKITWHGPGQLVGYPILKLPRPVDVIAHVRRLEEALIRACAELGLETTRVEGRSGVWVLGDPVEQRPAIGGLSLDFDPRLTDEEFDPRLNGPEYAPSNAGQRREDRKLAAIGIRIAKGVTMHGFALNCDPDNTWFDRIVPCGIRDAGVTSLSNELGRRVSVAEVLPVVEKHLREILETAEPLPRVVETAAG from the coding sequence GTGAATGAGCTGCGCTTCGTCCACCTGGGCTTCGGGGCGGACGCCGTCGAGTATCAGGAGGCTTGGCAGGAGCAGCGCCGGGTCCACGCCGCCCGGTTCGCGGACGAGGTCCCGGACACCTGCCTGCTGCTGGAGCACCCGGCGGTCTACACCGCGGGACGGCGCACGGAGGACAGCGAGCGCCCCCTGGACGGCACGCCCGTCGTCGACGTCGACCGCGGCGGAAAGATCACCTGGCACGGCCCGGGACAGCTCGTCGGCTATCCCATCCTCAAGCTCCCGCGCCCCGTGGACGTGATCGCCCACGTCCGCCGGCTGGAGGAGGCGCTCATCCGCGCCTGCGCCGAGCTGGGCCTGGAGACCACGCGCGTCGAGGGCCGCAGCGGCGTCTGGGTGCTGGGCGACCCCGTCGAGCAGCGCCCGGCCATCGGCGGCCTGTCCCTGGACTTCGACCCCCGGCTGACGGACGAGGAGTTCGACCCCCGGCTGAACGGCCCGGAGTACGCCCCTTCGAACGCCGGCCAGCGCCGCGAGGACCGCAAGCTGGCCGCGATCGGCATCCGGATCGCCAAGGGCGTCACGATGCACGGCTTCGCGCTGAACTGTGATCCTGACAACACCTGGTTCGACCGGATCGTGCCCTGCGGCATCCGGGACGCCGGCGTGACCTCGCTCTCGAACGAGCTGGGCCGGCGGGTGTCCGTGGCCGAGGTCCTGCCCGTGGTGGAGAAGCACCTGCGGGAGATCCTGGAGACGGCGGAGCCGCTGCCGCGGGTCGTGGAGACCGCGGCGGGCTAG
- a CDS encoding NAD(P)/FAD-dependent oxidoreductase, producing MLSSARDTAIDADIVIVGAGLAGLSAAHRLTAAGVTVAVLEAAPHVGGRMATDRADGFRLDRTAQLLNTSFPELLRTPGLDALTLKPFTPGVLVHADGRNQRTAEPRTAKRAFTTARALATAARASRAGGLDQARLGTALGRLAALPAHRVLARPDRPTAETLAGRGLPARTVEVFLRPLLASLLCDPELTTSSRCADLVLRGYARGRLCLPAGGADTVPALLADLLPPGTVRTGVHAKAACTTSVTTAEHGVLRCRSVVVATGARAAAELIPGLRLPGFHPVTVLHHTADEPPLREASLIIAAGRRGPVAHTMVTSEVDPSRAPAGRPLITSTVLGAAAGLPLAELDRAARAQLARVYGAPAADWQLLAAHHDPEAVPAMPAPHDVRRPVRLLSGLYVCGDHRDTSTVQGALFSGRRAALAVLRDLGIRAPQDTEELQAA from the coding sequence GTGCTCAGCAGCGCACGCGACACCGCTATCGACGCCGACATCGTCATCGTGGGAGCCGGCCTCGCCGGGCTCTCGGCGGCGCACCGGCTCACGGCCGCAGGGGTTACGGTCGCCGTTCTGGAGGCCGCCCCCCACGTCGGCGGGCGGATGGCCACCGACCGGGCCGACGGCTTCCGGCTGGACCGCACGGCCCAGCTGCTCAACACCTCCTTCCCGGAGCTCCTCCGCACCCCCGGCCTCGACGCGCTCACCCTGAAGCCGTTCACGCCGGGGGTCCTCGTCCACGCCGACGGGCGCAACCAGCGCACGGCCGAACCCCGGACGGCCAAGCGCGCGTTCACCACGGCACGGGCCCTCGCGACCGCGGCGCGCGCGTCCCGGGCCGGCGGCCTCGACCAGGCCCGGCTGGGCACCGCGCTGGGCCGCCTCGCCGCCCTGCCCGCCCACCGCGTCCTCGCCCGGCCCGACCGGCCCACCGCCGAGACGCTCGCCGGCCGCGGCCTGCCCGCCCGCACCGTCGAGGTGTTCCTGCGGCCCCTGCTGGCGTCCCTGCTGTGCGATCCGGAGCTGACCACGTCCAGCCGCTGCGCCGACCTCGTCCTGCGGGGCTACGCGCGCGGCCGCCTCTGTCTGCCGGCCGGCGGGGCCGACACCGTACCGGCGCTGCTGGCGGACCTGCTGCCGCCCGGCACGGTGCGCACCGGCGTCCACGCCAAGGCCGCCTGCACCACCTCCGTGACCACCGCCGAGCACGGCGTCCTGCGGTGCCGCTCGGTCGTCGTGGCCACGGGTGCGCGCGCCGCCGCCGAACTCATCCCCGGCCTGCGGCTGCCCGGCTTCCACCCGGTGACCGTGCTCCACCACACCGCGGACGAACCGCCGCTGCGCGAGGCCTCGCTCATCATCGCCGCGGGCCGCCGCGGGCCGGTCGCCCACACGATGGTGACCAGCGAGGTGGACCCCTCGCGGGCGCCCGCCGGGCGGCCCCTGATCACCTCGACCGTGCTGGGCGCGGCCGCGGGCCTGCCCCTCGCCGAGCTCGACCGCGCCGCGCGCGCCCAGCTCGCCCGCGTCTACGGCGCCCCGGCCGCCGACTGGCAGCTCCTCGCGGCCCACCACGACCCGGAAGCGGTTCCGGCCATGCCGGCACCCCACGACGTGCGCCGCCCGGTGCGGCTGCTGTCGGGCCTGTACGTCTGCGGCGACCACCGCGACACCAGCACGGTCCAGGGAGCACTGTTCTCAGGCCGAAGGGCCGCGCTGGCAGTCCTACGGGACCTGGGCATCCGGGCCCCACAGGACACGGAGGAACTGCAGGCGGCATAG
- a CDS encoding TIGR01777 family oxidoreductase, whose protein sequence is MRRMRIAITGSTGLIGTALVRSLRADGHEVVRLVRREARARGEVSWDPLRQTVDTSGLAGCTGVVHLAGAGVGDHRWTPSYKKEIRDSRVLGTAAIAEAVASLDTPPRVLVSGSAIGIYGDTGDRLADEGTPPGQGFLAGVCQEWEDAAAAAAEAGVRTVFARTGLVVAREGGAWGKLFPLFRAGLGGRLGNGRQYWSFIALQDHVAALRHLLEADDVAGPVNLTAPHPVTNRQVTEVMGRVLHRPALLPAPAPLLRLALGEMATDVLGSQRVVPRRLLDSGFSFTFPDVESAVRAALADTH, encoded by the coding sequence ATGAGGCGTATGCGGATCGCGATCACCGGTTCCACCGGGCTCATCGGCACGGCGCTCGTGCGCTCCCTGCGGGCGGACGGCCACGAGGTGGTACGCCTCGTGCGGCGCGAAGCCCGCGCGCGGGGCGAGGTCTCCTGGGACCCCCTGCGGCAGACCGTCGACACCTCCGGCCTCGCCGGCTGCACGGGCGTGGTGCACCTGGCGGGCGCGGGCGTCGGCGACCACCGCTGGACGCCCTCCTACAAGAAGGAGATCCGGGACAGCCGCGTCCTCGGCACCGCCGCGATCGCCGAGGCCGTCGCCTCCCTCGACACCCCGCCGCGCGTGCTCGTCAGCGGCAGCGCGATCGGGATCTACGGCGACACCGGCGACCGGCTCGCCGACGAGGGCACCCCGCCCGGGCAAGGCTTCCTCGCCGGCGTCTGCCAGGAGTGGGAGGACGCGGCCGCGGCCGCCGCCGAAGCCGGCGTACGGACCGTCTTCGCGCGCACCGGGCTGGTCGTGGCCCGCGAGGGCGGCGCGTGGGGCAAGCTCTTCCCGCTCTTCCGGGCGGGCCTCGGGGGGCGCCTCGGCAACGGGCGGCAGTACTGGAGCTTCATCGCCCTGCAGGACCACGTCGCCGCGCTCCGCCACCTCCTGGAGGCCGACGACGTGGCCGGGCCCGTCAACCTCACCGCCCCCCATCCGGTCACCAACCGTCAGGTGACCGAGGTGATGGGGCGCGTGCTGCACCGCCCGGCGCTCCTCCCCGCGCCCGCCCCGCTGCTCCGGCTGGCCCTCGGCGAAATGGCCACGGACGTGCTGGGCAGTCAGCGGGTCGTGCCCCGGCGGCTGCTGGACTCCGGGTTCTCCTTCACCTTCCCGGACGTCGAGAGCGCCGTACGAGCGGCGCTGGCGGACACACACTGA
- a CDS encoding GNAT family N-acetyltransferase, which translates to MVNPIIRPATEADGTVLAELDRRTWSPLHAVQPRPEPPYEPFFTERNRPEHILVAEAGDRLAGYIRLVVPTPLACNAHVRQIQGLAVDDDFRGQGVARTLLRAAGEEALRQGAVRLTLRVLGHNSPARSLYASEGFAVEGVLPGEFLLEGGYVDDVLMGRSLTP; encoded by the coding sequence ATGGTGAATCCGATCATCCGTCCGGCCACCGAGGCCGACGGCACAGTCCTCGCCGAGCTGGACCGGCGCACGTGGTCCCCCCTGCACGCGGTGCAGCCGCGGCCCGAGCCGCCGTACGAACCGTTCTTCACCGAGCGGAACCGGCCGGAGCACATCCTGGTGGCCGAGGCCGGCGACCGGCTCGCGGGCTACATACGGCTCGTGGTGCCCACGCCGCTCGCCTGCAACGCCCACGTGCGCCAGATCCAGGGGCTCGCGGTGGACGACGACTTCCGCGGGCAGGGCGTCGCCCGGACGCTGCTGCGCGCGGCGGGCGAGGAGGCCCTGCGGCAGGGGGCGGTCCGGCTCACGCTGCGGGTGCTCGGGCACAACTCGCCCGCCCGGAGCCTGTACGCCTCGGAGGGCTTCGCCGTGGAGGGCGTGCTGCCGGGGGAGTTCCTGCTGGAGGGCGGCTACGTGGACGACGTGCTGATGGGGCGCTCCCTCACCCCCTGA
- a CDS encoding DUF4240 domain-containing protein, protein MDETEFWELIDTTREAAEGDAEDQADLLVERLMQLDPERVVDFARHFESRYNRAYLWDLWGAAAVMLNGASDDVFDYFRCWLIGQGREVFEGAMHDPDRLAELLEDFDEEVDGDGEDLGYAADEAYEQLTGAETPDLGLPDQPAEPLGTPVDPEDEAALAERFPALWERFRE, encoded by the coding sequence GTGGACGAGACGGAGTTCTGGGAACTGATCGACACCACGCGCGAGGCCGCCGAGGGCGACGCCGAGGACCAGGCGGACCTGCTGGTCGAGCGGCTGATGCAGCTCGACCCCGAGCGCGTGGTGGACTTCGCCCGGCACTTCGAGTCCCGCTACAACCGCGCCTACCTGTGGGACCTGTGGGGCGCGGCGGCGGTCATGCTGAACGGCGCGAGCGACGACGTCTTCGACTACTTCCGGTGCTGGCTGATCGGCCAGGGCCGGGAGGTGTTCGAAGGGGCGATGCACGACCCGGACCGGCTCGCCGAGCTCCTGGAGGACTTCGACGAGGAGGTCGACGGGGACGGCGAGGACCTCGGCTACGCGGCCGACGAGGCGTACGAACAGCTCACCGGGGCCGAGACCCCGGACCTGGGGCTGCCCGACCAGCCGGCGGAGCCGCTCGGCACGCCCGTCGACCCGGAGGACGAGGCGGCGCTCGCCGAGCGGTTCCCCGCGCTGTGGGAGCGCTTCAGGGAGTAG
- a CDS encoding SDR family oxidoreductase, translating to MGTETQRRTQAQAQDDRPLAGKVALVAGATRGASRAMAVELGRAGAVVYVTGRTTRGHRSEVGRSETVEGTAELVTGAGGTGIAVPTDHLEPAQVEALVQRIDRDHGRLDVLVNGLWGGDHLVGFPDAFSRKMWEHDLDADLRILRLGIDSHLITSRFALPLLTRRPGGLVVEVTDGTAGYNANYRGHLAFDLAKYAPIRMAVGLAEELRDLGCTAVCLTPGYLRSEAMLDTYKKVTEETWRDALREDPHFCISESPAYVGRAVAALAADPEVARWNGQSLSSGQLARVYGFTDTDGTQPDAWGYITALEAGEEPQEADYR from the coding sequence ATGGGTACGGAGACGCAGAGGCGCACGCAGGCTCAGGCGCAGGACGACCGGCCGCTCGCGGGCAAGGTCGCGCTCGTGGCGGGGGCCACCCGCGGCGCGAGCCGCGCGATGGCGGTCGAGCTCGGCAGGGCCGGTGCGGTCGTCTACGTGACCGGCCGGACCACGCGCGGCCACCGCAGCGAGGTCGGGCGGTCCGAGACCGTCGAAGGGACGGCCGAGCTGGTGACCGGGGCAGGGGGGACGGGGATCGCCGTCCCCACCGACCACCTGGAGCCGGCGCAGGTGGAGGCGCTCGTACAGCGCATCGACCGTGACCACGGGCGGCTCGACGTGCTCGTCAACGGCCTGTGGGGAGGCGACCACCTCGTCGGCTTCCCCGACGCCTTCAGCAGGAAGATGTGGGAGCACGACCTGGACGCGGACCTGCGCATCCTGCGGCTCGGCATCGACTCCCACCTGATCACCAGCCGCTTCGCGCTGCCGCTGCTGACGCGGCGGCCCGGCGGGCTGGTGGTCGAGGTGACCGACGGGACGGCCGGGTACAACGCGAACTACCGCGGTCACCTCGCCTTCGACCTCGCCAAGTACGCGCCGATCCGCATGGCTGTGGGGCTCGCCGAGGAGCTCCGGGACCTCGGGTGCACCGCGGTCTGCCTCACGCCGGGATACCTGCGGTCGGAGGCGATGCTGGACACGTACAAGAAGGTGACCGAGGAGACCTGGCGCGACGCCCTGCGGGAGGACCCGCACTTCTGCATCTCGGAGAGCCCGGCCTACGTCGGGCGCGCCGTGGCCGCGCTCGCCGCCGACCCCGAGGTGGCGCGGTGGAACGGGCAGTCGCTGTCCAGCGGACAGCTGGCCCGCGTCTACGGGTTCACCGACACCGACGGGACGCAGCCGGATGCGTGGGGGTACATCACCGCCTTGGAGGCGGGGGAGGAGCCCCAGGAGGCGGACTACCGCTGA
- a CDS encoding helix-turn-helix transcriptional regulator: protein MRAARLIKLVLLLQSRPSMTGTELARQLEVSERTVARDVLALSEAGVPVYADRGRTGGYRLVGGYRTRLTGLGRTEAEALFLSGVPSALREMGLADAASAARLKVSAALLPELRDASASAAQRFHLDAPGWWREGDPPPLLPAVADAVWDDRPVTARYRRRDTEVERELEPYGLILKGGIWYVAARAGEQFRVYRVDRFTAVAARADRFERDGTFDLPAFWEERAAEFARSILRDRVGLRLTPDGARRLPHVTDGAAAADALAAAPAPDGLGRVTVTLAVESLDVAYEQLLALGPEAEVLGPPELRERFAEAARRVAELYG, encoded by the coding sequence ATGCGCGCCGCACGGCTGATCAAATTGGTGCTGCTGCTCCAGTCCCGCCCTTCGATGACGGGCACCGAGCTGGCCCGGCAGCTGGAAGTCTCCGAGCGCACCGTCGCCCGGGACGTCCTCGCGCTGTCCGAAGCGGGCGTTCCCGTCTACGCCGACCGCGGCCGCACGGGCGGCTACCGCCTCGTCGGCGGCTACCGCACGCGCCTGACCGGCCTCGGGCGCACCGAGGCGGAGGCGCTGTTCCTCTCCGGGGTCCCCTCCGCGCTGCGCGAGATGGGCCTGGCAGACGCGGCCTCGGCCGCCCGCCTCAAGGTCTCCGCCGCCCTCCTGCCCGAGCTCCGCGACGCCTCCGCGTCCGCGGCCCAGCGCTTCCACCTCGACGCACCCGGCTGGTGGCGCGAGGGCGACCCGCCGCCCCTGCTGCCCGCCGTCGCGGACGCCGTCTGGGACGACCGCCCCGTCACGGCCCGCTACCGGCGGCGGGACACCGAGGTCGAGCGCGAGCTGGAGCCGTACGGACTGATCCTCAAAGGGGGCATCTGGTACGTCGCGGCCCGTGCCGGCGAGCAGTTCCGCGTCTACCGGGTGGACCGCTTCACGGCCGTGGCCGCCCGGGCGGACCGCTTCGAACGGGACGGGACGTTCGACCTGCCGGCCTTCTGGGAGGAGCGGGCAGCGGAGTTCGCCCGCTCGATCCTCCGCGACCGGGTCGGTCTGCGCCTCACTCCGGACGGCGCCCGGCGCCTGCCGCACGTGACGGACGGCGCGGCCGCCGCCGATGCCCTGGCGGCCGCCCCGGCCCCCGACGGCCTCGGGCGCGTCACGGTCACGCTGGCCGTGGAGTCCCTGGACGTGGCCTACGAGCAGTTGCTGGCGCTCGGCCCCGAGGCGGAGGTCCTGGGCCCGCCCGAGCTGCGCGAGCGCTTCGCGGAAGCGGCAAGAAGGGTGGCCGAGCTGTACGGCTGA
- a CDS encoding GntR family transcriptional regulator: MATPVVHSLREQIREHILEGIVGGRWQPGERIVERRIAAELAVSQTPVREALRELESLRLIESSPNKGVRVRELTATDLKESYPVRAGLEQVAAELAAPALAEDVSALEPEVAALYEADRVGDGEAQVRHTVAFHREIVKAAGNAVLLHTWESLGIEVWTTLSIRWLSPEPRAHAEDHAEIVAAFRRRDPAIGELLKTHVLSCAPRI, translated from the coding sequence ATGGCCACACCCGTCGTGCACTCGCTGCGTGAGCAGATCCGCGAGCACATCCTCGAAGGGATCGTCGGCGGGCGCTGGCAGCCGGGCGAGCGGATCGTCGAGCGGCGGATCGCCGCCGAGCTGGCGGTGAGCCAGACGCCGGTGCGCGAGGCGCTGCGCGAGCTGGAGTCGCTGCGGCTGATCGAGTCCTCGCCCAACAAGGGCGTCCGGGTCCGCGAGCTGACCGCCACGGATCTCAAGGAGAGCTATCCGGTCCGGGCCGGCCTGGAGCAGGTGGCCGCGGAGCTGGCCGCGCCCGCGCTGGCCGAGGACGTCTCGGCGCTGGAGCCGGAGGTGGCCGCGCTGTACGAGGCGGACCGGGTGGGCGACGGCGAGGCGCAGGTGCGGCACACGGTCGCCTTCCACCGGGAGATCGTGAAGGCCGCGGGCAACGCCGTCCTGCTGCACACCTGGGAGTCGCTGGGCATCGAGGTGTGGACGACGCTGTCGATCCGCTGGCTCAGCCCGGAGCCGCGCGCCCACGCGGAGGACCACGCCGAGATCGTGGCCGCGTTCCGGCGGCGCGACCCGGCGATCGGGGAGCTGCTGAAGACGCACGTGCTGAGCTGCGCGCCGCGGATCTGA
- the sucB gene encoding 2-oxoglutarate dehydrogenase, E2 component, dihydrolipoamide succinyltransferase: MAVSVTLPALGESVSEGTVTRWLKAEGERVEADEPLLEVSTDKVDTEIPAPASGILASIKVAEDETVEVGAELAIIDDGSGAPAAAEAPAAAEAPAPVAEAPAAPAPAEAAPVAEAPAAPAAAEAPAGAAQGTDVVLPALGESVTEGTVTRWLKQVGETVEADEPLLEVSTDKVDTEIPAPVSGVLLEIAVGEDEVAEVGAKLAVIGAAGAAPAAAAPAAPAAPAAAPAAPATPAPAAAPAAPGTPAPAAAPAAPAAPAAPAPAPAPAAPAAPAAPAPAAAAAVTDGAYVTPLVRKLAAENAVDLTRVQGTGVGGRIRKQDVIAAAEAAKAAPAPAAAPAAAAPKAPALQASPLRGQTVKMPRMRKVIADNMMKALHGQAQLSSVIEVDITKIMRMRGKAKDSFAQREGVKLSPMPFFVKAAVQALKAYPVINARINEDEGTITYFDSENVGIAVDSEKGLMTPVIKGAGDLNIAGIAKKTAELAGKVRTGKISPDEMSGATFTISNTGSRGALFDTVIVPPNQVAILGIGATVKRPVVISHPELGETIAVRDMTYVTLSYDHRLVDGADAARYLTAIKELLEAAEFEAEIGL, encoded by the coding sequence ATGGCGGTTTCCGTAACCCTGCCGGCGCTCGGCGAGAGCGTGTCCGAGGGCACCGTCACCCGTTGGCTCAAGGCCGAGGGTGAGCGCGTGGAGGCCGACGAGCCGCTGCTCGAGGTCTCCACCGACAAGGTCGACACCGAGATCCCGGCCCCCGCGTCCGGCATCCTCGCCTCCATCAAGGTGGCCGAGGACGAGACGGTCGAGGTCGGCGCCGAGCTCGCGATCATCGACGACGGCAGCGGCGCCCCCGCCGCCGCCGAGGCTCCGGCCGCTGCCGAGGCTCCGGCCCCGGTCGCCGAGGCCCCCGCCGCCCCGGCTCCGGCCGAGGCCGCCCCCGTGGCCGAGGCGCCCGCCGCCCCGGCCGCCGCCGAGGCTCCGGCCGGCGCCGCCCAGGGCACCGACGTGGTCCTGCCCGCGCTGGGCGAGTCCGTCACCGAGGGCACCGTCACCCGCTGGCTGAAGCAGGTCGGCGAGACGGTCGAGGCCGACGAGCCGCTGCTCGAGGTCTCCACCGACAAGGTCGACACCGAGATCCCGGCCCCGGTCTCCGGCGTGCTGCTCGAGATCGCCGTCGGTGAGGACGAGGTCGCCGAGGTCGGCGCCAAGCTCGCCGTGATCGGTGCCGCGGGCGCGGCTCCGGCCGCTGCCGCTCCGGCCGCCCCGGCTGCCCCCGCCGCCGCTCCGGCCGCTCCGGCCACCCCGGCCCCGGCTGCCGCCCCGGCCGCCCCGGGGACCCCGGCTCCGGCCGCGGCCCCCGCCGCTCCGGCTGCTCCGGCCGCCCCGGCCCCGGCTCCCGCGCCGGCCGCTCCGGCCGCCCCCGCGGCGCCGGCCCCGGCCGCCGCTGCCGCCGTCACCGACGGTGCCTACGTCACGCCGCTGGTGCGCAAGCTCGCCGCCGAGAACGCCGTGGACCTCACCCGGGTCCAGGGCACCGGCGTCGGCGGCCGCATCCGCAAGCAGGACGTCATCGCCGCCGCGGAGGCCGCCAAGGCCGCCCCGGCCCCGGCTGCCGCCCCGGCCGCTGCCGCCCCGAAGGCTCCGGCCCTCCAGGCGTCGCCGCTGCGCGGTCAGACGGTCAAGATGCCGCGCATGCGCAAGGTCATCGCCGACAACATGATGAAGGCGCTGCACGGCCAGGCCCAGCTGAGCTCCGTGATCGAGGTGGACATCACCAAGATCATGCGGATGCGCGGCAAGGCCAAGGACTCCTTCGCCCAGCGCGAGGGCGTCAAGCTGTCGCCGATGCCGTTCTTCGTCAAGGCCGCCGTCCAGGCGCTGAAGGCCTACCCGGTCATCAACGCCCGGATCAACGAGGACGAGGGCACCATCACCTACTTCGACTCCGAGAACGTCGGCATCGCCGTCGACTCGGAGAAGGGCCTGATGACCCCGGTCATCAAGGGTGCGGGTGACCTCAACATCGCGGGCATCGCCAAGAAGACCGCGGAGCTGGCCGGCAAGGTCCGCACCGGCAAGATCAGCCCGGACGAGATGTCGGGCGCGACCTTCACGATCAGCAACACCGGCTCGCGCGGTGCGCTGTTCGACACGGTCATCGTGCCGCCGAACCAGGTCGCGATCCTGGGCATCGGTGCGACCGTCAAGCGCCCGGTGGTCATCAGCCACCCGGAGCTGGGCGAGACCATCGCCGTCCGCGACATGACCTACGTGACGCTCTCCTACGACCACCGTCTGGTGGACGGCGCCGACGCCGCCCGCTACCTGACGGCGATCAAGGAGCTCCTGGAGGCCGCCGAGTTCGAGGCCGAGATCGGTCTGTAG
- the lpdA gene encoding dihydrolipoyl dehydrogenase codes for MANDASTVFDLVILGGGSGGYAAALRGAQLGLDVALIEKNKLGGTCLHNGCIPTKALLHAGEVADQARESEQFGVKATFEGIDIAGVHKYKDDVIAGLYKGLQGLVASRKVTYIEGEGRLSSPTSIDVNGQRIQGRHVLLATGSVPKSLPGLEIDGNRIISSDHALTLDRVPKSAIILGGGVIGVEFASAWKSFGTDVTVVEGLKHLVPVEDENSSKLLERAFRKRGIKFNLGTFFQKAEYTADGVKVTLADGKEFEAEVLLVAIGRGPVSQGLGYEEQGVAMDRGYVLVDEYMRTNVPTISAVGDLVPTLQLAHVGFAEGILVAERLAGLNPVPVDYDGVPRVTYCHPEVASVGITEAKAKELYGADKVVALKYNLAGNGKSKILKTAGEIKLVQVKDGAVVGVHMVGDRMGEQVGEAQLIYNWEALPAEVAQLIHAHPTQNEALGEAHLALAGKPLHSHD; via the coding sequence GTGGCGAACGACGCCAGCACCGTTTTCGACCTAGTGATCCTCGGAGGCGGTAGCGGCGGTTACGCCGCTGCCCTGCGCGGAGCGCAGCTGGGTCTGGACGTCGCCCTGATCGAGAAGAACAAGCTTGGCGGGACCTGCCTGCACAACGGCTGCATCCCCACCAAGGCGCTGCTGCACGCCGGTGAGGTCGCGGACCAGGCTCGCGAGAGCGAGCAGTTCGGTGTCAAGGCCACCTTCGAGGGCATCGACATCGCGGGCGTCCACAAGTACAAGGACGACGTGATCGCCGGCCTGTACAAGGGCCTGCAGGGCCTGGTCGCCTCCCGCAAGGTGACCTACATCGAGGGCGAGGGCCGCCTGTCCTCCCCGACCTCCATCGACGTGAACGGCCAGCGCATCCAGGGCCGCCACGTCCTCCTGGCGACCGGCTCCGTGCCGAAGTCGCTGCCGGGCCTGGAGATCGACGGCAACCGCATCATCTCCTCGGACCACGCGCTCACCCTGGACCGCGTGCCGAAGTCCGCGATCATCCTGGGCGGCGGCGTCATCGGCGTCGAGTTCGCCTCCGCGTGGAAGTCCTTCGGCACCGACGTCACCGTCGTCGAGGGCCTGAAGCACCTCGTCCCGGTCGAGGACGAGAACAGCTCCAAGCTGCTGGAGCGCGCGTTCCGCAAGCGCGGCATCAAGTTCAACCTGGGCACCTTCTTCCAGAAGGCGGAGTACACCGCCGACGGCGTCAAGGTCACCCTTGCGGACGGCAAGGAGTTCGAGGCCGAGGTGCTGCTGGTCGCCATCGGCCGCGGCCCGGTCTCCCAGGGCCTGGGCTACGAGGAGCAGGGCGTCGCGATGGACCGCGGCTACGTCCTGGTCGACGAGTACATGCGCACCAACGTGCCGACCATCTCGGCCGTCGGTGACCTCGTCCCGACCCTCCAGCTCGCGCACGTCGGCTTCGCAGAGGGCATCCTGGTTGCGGAGCGGCTGGCCGGTCTCAACCCCGTGCCGGTCGACTACGACGGCGTGCCGCGCGTCACGTACTGCCACCCCGAGGTCGCTTCCGTCGGCATCACCGAGGCGAAGGCCAAGGAGCTGTACGGCGCCGACAAGGTCGTCGCTCTGAAGTACAACCTCGCGGGCAACGGCAAGAGCAAGATCCTGAAGACCGCGGGCGAGATCAAGCTCGTCCAGGTCAAGGATGGTGCCGTCGTCGGCGTCCACATGGTCGGCGACCGCATGGGCGAGCAGGTCGGCGAAGCCCAGCTGATCTACAACTGGGAGGCGCTGCCCGCCGAGGTCGCGCAGCTCATCCACGCGCACCCGACGCAGAACGAGGCTCTGGGCGAGGCTCACCTGGCCCTGGCCGGCAAGCCGCTGCACTCGCACGACTAA